The proteins below come from a single Chrysoperla carnea chromosome 1, inChrCarn1.1, whole genome shotgun sequence genomic window:
- the LOC123305413 gene encoding cyclin-Y-like protein 1-B isoform X1, whose translation MGNKICCCTYHNNTDGHGSQRSGMGGGIIVNRSGGNILTNHNGNKIIIPSSFDEHLAEGEVSVNNLQHISEREQDEMNELDPSQHPMAKTIFMERSMNNSSTINNITNITRKKSLNLILSNNQSNTSNGSNLILSSSSLLKKSSSCSTIYLDDSTVSQPNLKNTVKCVALAIYYHIKNRTSDRQLDIFDERLHPLTRNTNGNETTNVNVNPEHKQIYKFVRTLFNSAQLTAECAIITLVYLERLLTYAELDIGPTNWKRIVLGAILLASKVWDDQAVWNVDYCQILKDITVEDMNELERQFLELIQFNINVPSSVYAKYYFDLRTLAEANDLSFSSTNTTLEPLSKERAQKLEAMSYLMQDKLTNDLLSNQLKKWNSLDNVYTISGITQPPRRSVAILS comes from the coding sequence atgggtaataaaatatgttgttgTACATATCATAATAATACCGATGGACATGGAAGCCAAAGATCCGGTATGGGTGGTGGAATCATTGTAAATAGATCAGGTGGTAATATATTAACAAATcataatggtaataaaataataataccatcatCGTTTGATGAACATTTAGCAGAAGGTGAGGTCAGTGTCAACAATCTACAGCATATTAGTGAACGTGAACAAGATGAGATGAATGAATTAGATCCGTCACAGCATCCAATGgccaaaacaatatttatggAACGTTCAATGAATAATTCATCAACAATCAACAACATAACAAATATAACacgtaaaaaaagtttgaatttaattttatcaaataatcaatCAAACACATCCAATGgttctaatttaatattatcatcgTCATCATTATTGAAGAAAAGTAGTTCTTGTTCCACGATTTATTTGGATGATAGCACTGTATCAcagccaaatttaaaaaacacagtgAAATGTGTTGCATTAgctatttattatcatattaagAATCGTACATCCGATCGACAATTGGATATTTTCGATGAACGCTTACATCCGTTAACACGTAATACAAATGGTAACGAAACAACGAATGTTAATGTAAATCCAgaacataaacaaatttataagttTGTCCGAACGCTATTCAATTCGGCACAATTAACGGCAGAATGTGCAATTATCACTTTAGTTTATTTAGAACGCTTATTAACATACGCTGAATTAGATATTGGACCAACAAATTGGAAGCGTATTGTATTAGGTGCAATATTATTAGCATCCAAAGTATGGGATGATCAAGCGGTATGGAATGTGGATTATTGTCAAATATTGAAAGATATTACAGTGGAAGATATGAATGAATTAGAACGACAATTCTTAGAATTAATAcagtttaatattaatgtacCATCGTCAGTGTATgcgaaatattattttgatctaCGTACATTGGCTGAAGCGAATGATTTGTCGTTTAGTTCAACGAATACAACGTTAGAACCGTTAAGTAAAGAGCGAGCTCAAAAACTTGAAGCCATGTCGTATTTAATGCAAGATAAACTTACAAATGATTTGTTATCGAATCAGTTAAAGAAGTGGAACAGTTTAGATAATGTGTATACAATTAGTGGTATTACACAGCCACCCAGACGGAGTGTTgctattttatcttaa
- the LOC123305413 gene encoding cyclin-Y-like protein 1 isoform X3, which yields MGNKICCCTYHNNTDGHGSQRSGMGGGIIVNRSEGEVSVNNLQHISEREQDEMNELDPSQHPMAKTIFMERSMNNSSTINNITNITRKKSLNLILSNNQSNTSNGSNLILSSSSLLKKSSSCSTIYLDDSTVSQPNLKNTVKCVALAIYYHIKNRTSDRQLDIFDERLHPLTRNTNGNETTNVNVNPEHKQIYKFVRTLFNSAQLTAECAIITLVYLERLLTYAELDIGPTNWKRIVLGAILLASKVWDDQAVWNVDYCQILKDITVEDMNELERQFLELIQFNINVPSSVYAKYYFDLRTLAEANDLSFSSTNTTLEPLSKERAQKLEAMSYLMQDKLTNDLLSNQLKKWNSLDNVYTISGITQPPRRSVAILS from the exons atgggtaataaaatatgttgttgTACATATCATAATAATACCGATGGACATGGAAGCCAAAGATCCGGTATGGGTGGTGGAATCATTGTAAATAGATCAG AAGGTGAGGTCAGTGTCAACAATCTACAGCATATTAGTGAACGTGAACAAGATGAGATGAATGAATTAGATCCGTCACAGCATCCAATGgccaaaacaatatttatggAACGTTCAATGAATAATTCATCAACAATCAACAACATAACAAATATAACacgtaaaaaaagtttgaatttaattttatcaaataatcaatCAAACACATCCAATGgttctaatttaatattatcatcgTCATCATTATTGAAGAAAAGTAGTTCTTGTTCCACGATTTATTTGGATGATAGCACTGTATCAcagccaaatttaaaaaacacagtgAAATGTGTTGCATTAgctatttattatcatattaagAATCGTACATCCGATCGACAATTGGATATTTTCGATGAACGCTTACATCCGTTAACACGTAATACAAATGGTAACGAAACAACGAATGTTAATGTAAATCCAgaacataaacaaatttataagttTGTCCGAACGCTATTCAATTCGGCACAATTAACGGCAGAATGTGCAATTATCACTTTAGTTTATTTAGAACGCTTATTAACATACGCTGAATTAGATATTGGACCAACAAATTGGAAGCGTATTGTATTAGGTGCAATATTATTAGCATCCAAAGTATGGGATGATCAAGCGGTATGGAATGTGGATTATTGTCAAATATTGAAAGATATTACAGTGGAAGATATGAATGAATTAGAACGACAATTCTTAGAATTAATAcagtttaatattaatgtacCATCGTCAGTGTATgcgaaatattattttgatctaCGTACATTGGCTGAAGCGAATGATTTGTCGTTTAGTTCAACGAATACAACGTTAGAACCGTTAAGTAAAGAGCGAGCTCAAAAACTTGAAGCCATGTCGTATTTAATGCAAGATAAACTTACAAATGATTTGTTATCGAATCAGTTAAAGAAGTGGAACAGTTTAGATAATGTGTATACAATTAGTGGTATTACACAGCCACCCAGACGGAGTGTTgctattttatcttaa
- the LOC123305413 gene encoding cyclin-Y-like protein 1 isoform X2, whose amino-acid sequence MGNKICCCTYHNNTDGHGSQRSGMGGGIIVNRSAEGEVSVNNLQHISEREQDEMNELDPSQHPMAKTIFMERSMNNSSTINNITNITRKKSLNLILSNNQSNTSNGSNLILSSSSLLKKSSSCSTIYLDDSTVSQPNLKNTVKCVALAIYYHIKNRTSDRQLDIFDERLHPLTRNTNGNETTNVNVNPEHKQIYKFVRTLFNSAQLTAECAIITLVYLERLLTYAELDIGPTNWKRIVLGAILLASKVWDDQAVWNVDYCQILKDITVEDMNELERQFLELIQFNINVPSSVYAKYYFDLRTLAEANDLSFSSTNTTLEPLSKERAQKLEAMSYLMQDKLTNDLLSNQLKKWNSLDNVYTISGITQPPRRSVAILS is encoded by the exons atgggtaataaaatatgttgttgTACATATCATAATAATACCGATGGACATGGAAGCCAAAGATCCGGTATGGGTGGTGGAATCATTGTAAATAGATCAG CAGAAGGTGAGGTCAGTGTCAACAATCTACAGCATATTAGTGAACGTGAACAAGATGAGATGAATGAATTAGATCCGTCACAGCATCCAATGgccaaaacaatatttatggAACGTTCAATGAATAATTCATCAACAATCAACAACATAACAAATATAACacgtaaaaaaagtttgaatttaattttatcaaataatcaatCAAACACATCCAATGgttctaatttaatattatcatcgTCATCATTATTGAAGAAAAGTAGTTCTTGTTCCACGATTTATTTGGATGATAGCACTGTATCAcagccaaatttaaaaaacacagtgAAATGTGTTGCATTAgctatttattatcatattaagAATCGTACATCCGATCGACAATTGGATATTTTCGATGAACGCTTACATCCGTTAACACGTAATACAAATGGTAACGAAACAACGAATGTTAATGTAAATCCAgaacataaacaaatttataagttTGTCCGAACGCTATTCAATTCGGCACAATTAACGGCAGAATGTGCAATTATCACTTTAGTTTATTTAGAACGCTTATTAACATACGCTGAATTAGATATTGGACCAACAAATTGGAAGCGTATTGTATTAGGTGCAATATTATTAGCATCCAAAGTATGGGATGATCAAGCGGTATGGAATGTGGATTATTGTCAAATATTGAAAGATATTACAGTGGAAGATATGAATGAATTAGAACGACAATTCTTAGAATTAATAcagtttaatattaatgtacCATCGTCAGTGTATgcgaaatattattttgatctaCGTACATTGGCTGAAGCGAATGATTTGTCGTTTAGTTCAACGAATACAACGTTAGAACCGTTAAGTAAAGAGCGAGCTCAAAAACTTGAAGCCATGTCGTATTTAATGCAAGATAAACTTACAAATGATTTGTTATCGAATCAGTTAAAGAAGTGGAACAGTTTAGATAATGTGTATACAATTAGTGGTATTACACAGCCACCCAGACGGAGTGTTgctattttatcttaa